The Microcoleus sp. AS-A8 genome includes a window with the following:
- a CDS encoding photosystem II q(b) protein — IDSQGRVIGTWADVLNRANLGFEVMHERNAHNFPLDLAAGVAAPVALTAPVING, encoded by the coding sequence ATCGACTCTCAAGGTCGCGTGATTGGCACCTGGGCTGATGTACTCAACCGCGCTAACTTGGGATTTGAAGTAATGCACGAGCGTAACGCTCACAACTTCCCCCTCGACTTGGCAGCGGGTGTTGCTGCTCCTGTAGCTCTAACCGCTCCGGTTATCAACGGCTAA